The following proteins are co-located in the Betta splendens chromosome 9, fBetSpl5.4, whole genome shotgun sequence genome:
- the LOC114862058 gene encoding C-C motif chemokine 8-like, protein MADVKTFLCILLLACCVTVTLQQVPVDCCLRSSDKRFDKARVVDYTEQRAGRGCAIDATILLTKRGRRLCMPAKGKWVRAVKSYVNQLRQECKNSFQETRCAGVKLG, encoded by the exons ATGGCTGATGTCAAGACCTTCctctgcatcctcctcctcgcctgctGCGTGACAG TGACACTGCAGCAGGTGCCCGTCGACTGCTGCCTGAGGAGCTCAGACAAACGCTTCGACAAAGCCCGAGTGGTGGACTACACGGAGCAGAGGGCCGGCAGAGGCTGCGCCATCGATGCCACCAT CTTGTTGACCAAAAGAGGCAGGAGACTGTGCATGCCTGCTAAGGGGAAATGGGTCCGAGCTGTGAAGAGCTACGTTAACCAGCTGAGACAGGAGTGTAAGAACAGCTTCCAG GAAACCCGCTGTGCAGGAGTGAAGCTTGGGTGA
- the LOC114862360 gene encoding C-C motif chemokine 20-like, with amino-acid sequence MASGVAALLLLGVVCSGLVAGEVAMDCCLDKSYKMLPLRILSDYKIQEADQGCDISATLFITKTGRILCVAHPSEREWVEKHIKLLNRRKE; translated from the exons ATGGCCTCTGGagttgcagctctgctcctgctgGGCGTCGTGTGCTCTGGGTTGGTGGCAG GTGAGGTTGCCATGGACTGCTGTCTGGACAAATCCTACAAGATGCTGCCGCTCAGGATCCTCTCAGACTACAAGATCCAGGAAGCGGATCAAGGCTGTGACATCAGCGCAACCCT GTTTATTACAAAGACAGGAAGAATCCTGTGCGTTGCTCACCCCAGCGAGAGAGAGTGGGTGGAAAAGCACATCAAACTGCTGAACAGGAGGAAAGAATAG